In Rhizobium sp. CIAT894, the following are encoded in one genomic region:
- a CDS encoding Orn/Lys/Arg decarboxylase N-terminal domain-containing protein gives MDYFRRFNFLFATPTFDNEDLEGARYRQIVEEIERSGFEVVRARNLEDAEIAVQTDAAIGCMLVDWGKKGLEGKTASLINLMRRRGLEFPIILLIRRKRFEDVPVEVLDFIDGYVFLSEETPAFIAKSLISRLKQYAETLKTPFFGALVDYAEEGNHLWTCPGHNGGIFYSRSPIGRVFMEHLGEAVFRDDLDNSVLDLGDLLTHEGPALAAQKEAAKIFGAEKTYFVLNGTSTSNKVALSALVTDGDLVLFDRNNHKAAHHGALMISGGIPVYLPTTRNAYGLIGPIDFGAMDEEALRERIRTHPLVKDPEAYKKPRPFRVAVVEQCTYDGTIHNAEMILKRIGHLCDYILFDEAWAGFMKFHPLYAGRFAMGLADLGPDAPGIIATQSTHKQLASFSQASQIHMKDRHITGQKRRVEHRRFNESFMQHASTSPFYPLFASLDVGAQMMKGRSGEVLWDDTIRLGIELRKKIRAVRREFEEKEHRPERRWFFEPFVPDRVAIPDVSGPGAVHDVPWESIATDQLATNPAFWHLTSGAAWHGFPAMEPGFAMTDPNKLTLLTPGFDRVSGKYTEHGIPAPVVAQYLRENRIVAEKNDLNSLLFLLTPGVEASKAGTLISGLVAFKKLHDDNALLEEAIPEFYRRRPGRYSGVRLRDLCREMHSFFRQADVSALQTMQFSADHLPPIALSPHDAARCLVRNDVEYLPIDAIVGRIATTPFVVYPPGIATIVPGERLTERAKPMIDYLKMFETCFNTFPGFEVEIQGVYREIDPSGRIRLYTYVVAE, from the coding sequence ATGGACTATTTCAGACGTTTCAACTTTCTGTTCGCAACGCCGACCTTTGACAACGAGGATCTGGAGGGTGCCCGCTACCGCCAGATCGTCGAGGAGATCGAACGCTCCGGCTTTGAGGTGGTGCGCGCGCGCAATCTCGAAGATGCCGAGATCGCCGTGCAGACGGACGCCGCCATCGGCTGCATGCTGGTTGACTGGGGTAAAAAGGGGCTCGAGGGGAAGACGGCCTCTCTCATCAACCTGATGCGCCGGCGCGGTCTCGAGTTTCCGATCATCCTGCTGATCCGTCGTAAACGCTTCGAGGATGTGCCGGTTGAGGTGCTCGATTTCATCGACGGCTATGTCTTCCTCTCCGAAGAAACGCCCGCCTTCATCGCCAAGAGCCTTATCAGCCGGCTAAAGCAATATGCAGAAACGCTGAAGACGCCGTTTTTCGGCGCGCTGGTCGATTATGCCGAGGAGGGCAACCACCTCTGGACCTGCCCCGGGCACAATGGTGGCATCTTTTACAGCCGGAGCCCCATCGGCCGGGTATTCATGGAGCATCTTGGCGAAGCGGTATTCCGAGACGATCTCGACAATTCCGTGCTTGATCTCGGCGACCTGCTGACCCACGAGGGACCTGCGCTGGCTGCACAGAAGGAAGCCGCCAAGATTTTCGGCGCAGAGAAGACCTATTTCGTCCTCAACGGCACCTCCACCTCCAACAAGGTCGCGCTTTCCGCGCTCGTCACCGATGGCGATCTCGTGCTGTTCGACCGCAACAACCACAAGGCCGCTCATCACGGCGCTTTGATGATCTCCGGAGGAATTCCGGTTTACCTGCCGACCACCCGCAACGCTTATGGGCTGATCGGTCCCATCGATTTTGGGGCCATGGACGAGGAAGCCCTGCGGGAACGCATCCGCACCCATCCGCTGGTGAAAGACCCCGAGGCCTACAAGAAGCCACGCCCGTTCCGCGTCGCGGTGGTGGAACAGTGCACCTACGACGGCACCATTCACAACGCCGAGATGATCCTCAAGCGTATCGGACATTTGTGCGACTACATTCTCTTCGACGAGGCCTGGGCGGGCTTCATGAAATTTCATCCGCTCTATGCCGGGCGTTTTGCCATGGGCCTTGCCGATCTCGGCCCCGACGCGCCGGGCATCATCGCCACGCAATCCACCCATAAGCAGCTCGCAAGCTTCTCACAGGCCTCCCAGATCCACATGAAAGACCGGCATATCACCGGCCAAAAACGCCGAGTGGAGCACCGGCGATTCAATGAAAGCTTCATGCAGCACGCGTCGACGTCGCCCTTCTATCCACTGTTTGCTTCGCTCGACGTGGGAGCGCAGATGATGAAGGGCCGCTCGGGCGAAGTGCTGTGGGACGACACGATCCGCCTCGGCATCGAGCTGCGCAAGAAGATCCGTGCCGTGCGCCGCGAATTCGAGGAAAAGGAACACCGCCCCGAGCGTCGCTGGTTCTTCGAACCGTTCGTGCCGGATCGGGTCGCGATCCCGGACGTGTCCGGCCCCGGCGCGGTGCACGACGTGCCGTGGGAGAGCATTGCCACCGACCAGCTCGCCACCAATCCAGCCTTCTGGCACCTGACATCGGGGGCGGCATGGCACGGATTTCCCGCCATGGAGCCGGGCTTTGCGATGACCGATCCGAACAAGCTCACACTGCTTACCCCCGGCTTCGACCGGGTAAGCGGAAAATACACCGAGCATGGAATTCCGGCCCCCGTGGTGGCGCAATATCTGCGTGAAAACCGGATCGTTGCGGAAAAGAACGACCTCAATTCGCTGCTGTTCCTCCTCACCCCCGGCGTGGAGGCCAGCAAAGCCGGCACCCTGATCAGCGGCTTGGTTGCCTTCAAAAAGCTCCATGACGACAATGCGCTGCTGGAAGAGGCAATCCCGGAATTCTATCGTCGCCGGCCGGGCCGCTACTCGGGAGTGCGGCTGCGCGATCTCTGCAGAGAAATGCACAGCTTCTTCCGTCAAGCCGATGTCAGCGCACTTCAGACAATGCAGTTTTCCGCTGACCACCTGCCGCCGATCGCGCTCTCACCCCATGATGCCGCACGTTGCCTGGTGCGCAACGATGTGGAGTATCTGCCGATAGACGCTATTGTCGGCCGCATCGCAACAACGCCGTTCGTGGTCTATCCTCCGGGTATCGCTACCATCGTGCCGGGCGAGCGGTTGACGGAAAGGGCAAAGCCCATGATCGACTATCTCAAGATGTTTGAAACCTGCTTCAACACCTTCCCCGGCTTTGAGGTGGAAATTCAAGGGGTCTATCGCGAGATCGATCCATCCGGTCGCATCCGGCTTTATACCTACGTCGTCGCGGAATAG
- a CDS encoding GNAT family N-acetyltransferase has product MKQDRTIVIRPSRETDVDAMLAIYHRHIRRGIDVGVDDSDTPQPEELRQRRKNLKDRRFPHVVAIEGEKVVGYAYVVLFRKRPAYRYTVKHSIYVHHDHIGQGIGSLLMRGLIDACAAAGFRQMIGYIAADNVASLALHERFGFVRVGLLPGVAYRYDRWADSVMVQRSLASGSTTPPPPPPLSTR; this is encoded by the coding sequence ATGAAGCAGGACAGAACGATCGTCATTCGCCCGTCCCGGGAAACCGACGTCGACGCCATGTTGGCGATCTATCACCGCCATATTCGCCGCGGCATCGACGTTGGGGTGGACGATAGCGACACGCCGCAACCGGAAGAACTGCGGCAACGGCGCAAAAATTTGAAAGACCGCCGCTTTCCACATGTCGTGGCGATCGAGGGTGAAAAGGTCGTGGGATACGCCTATGTGGTGTTGTTCCGCAAGCGCCCTGCCTACCGCTATACGGTCAAGCATTCGATCTATGTGCATCACGACCATATCGGCCAGGGCATTGGGAGCCTGCTCATGCGGGGACTGATCGATGCCTGCGCGGCGGCCGGTTTCCGGCAGATGATCGGCTATATCGCCGCCGACAATGTTGCATCGCTCGCCCTGCACGAACGCTTCGGCTTCGTTCGCGTCGGCCTGTTGCCGGGAGTTGCCTATCGTTATGACCGTTGGGCGGACAGCGTGATGGTTCAGCGCTCCCTCGCCTCCGGCTCGACGACCCCACCGCCACCGCCGCCGCTCTCCACCCGCTGA